One genomic window of Acomys russatus chromosome 29, mAcoRus1.1, whole genome shotgun sequence includes the following:
- the LOC127211620 gene encoding NADH-cytochrome b5 reductase-like isoform X3, with protein sequence MGLMSRYVESWRPGDTAFWRGPFGSFLYEPNKYGELLMLAAGTGLAPMVPILQSITDNADDETFVTLVGCFKTFEGIYLKTFLQEQARFWNVRTFFVLSQEASPEQLPWSYRDKTRFGRLGQELVDELVACCRRKPFTLVCGSAAFTEDMARCLLSAGLTEDSYFLF encoded by the exons ATGGGGCTGATGTCCCGGTACGTGGAGTCCTGGAGACCAGGAGACACAGCTTTCTGGCGAGGGCCTTTCGGAAGCTTCTTATATGAACCAAACAAG TATGGTGAACTCCTCATGCTGGCAGCCGGCACAGGCCTGGCCCCTATGGTGCCTATCCTGCAGAGCATCACAGACAACGCAGATGATGAGACCTTCGTCACCTTGGTGGGCTGCTTCAAGACCTTCGAGGGCATCTACCTGAAGACCTTCCTCCAGGAACAGGCCAGGTTCTGGAACGTGCGAACCTTCTTTGTCCTCAGTCAG GAGGCCTCCCCAGAGCAGCTTCCCTGGAGCTACCGTGACAAGACCCGCTTTGGCCGCCTGGGCCAGGAGCTGGTCGATGAGCTGGTGGCCTGCTGCCGACGGAAGCCATTTACATTAGTCTGTGGCTCAGCTGCATTTACCGAGGACATGGCGAGGTGCTTGCTGTCTGCTGGCCTGACTGAGGactcctacttcctcttctag